Proteins co-encoded in one Streptomyces roseochromogenus subsp. oscitans DS 12.976 genomic window:
- a CDS encoding DUF5336 domain-containing protein, producing the protein MNIRSLTRGDGVVIGAAVLLFIASFLKLYSYSVSGFSDSQSVWDNLGTGLGTYMGAVIGAALVVLNRCLPQQRKVLGLDLGMVGTGFTILSAWTLFWTLVDVPDHIDAGSGLILGFIAALVLAATAVATPLVPALQAALLPAPKPVSPQPYGAQPPGGYGYPGAQPQPGQPYGAQPQPGQPFGHQPAPQGAAPAAAQPASADFSPFWFAVPVTRPLFPEDGSQAPIAELAPGTWYLAVEQRGAQLIAQTQDGRRGVLQDTSGIQRG; encoded by the coding sequence GTGAATATCCGCTCCCTCACTAGAGGCGACGGCGTGGTGATCGGAGCAGCGGTGTTGCTGTTCATCGCGTCGTTCCTCAAGCTCTACTCCTACTCGGTCTCCGGCTTCTCGGACAGCCAGAGCGTGTGGGACAACCTCGGGACGGGCCTCGGCACGTACATGGGGGCCGTCATCGGTGCCGCGCTGGTCGTGCTCAACCGTTGCCTGCCGCAGCAGCGCAAGGTGCTGGGCCTGGATCTCGGCATGGTGGGCACGGGTTTCACGATTCTGTCCGCGTGGACCCTCTTCTGGACGCTGGTGGACGTCCCTGACCACATCGACGCCGGCTCCGGCCTCATCCTCGGGTTCATCGCAGCCCTCGTCCTCGCCGCCACCGCTGTCGCGACCCCCCTCGTCCCCGCCCTCCAGGCCGCCCTCCTCCCGGCCCCCAAGCCGGTCTCCCCTCAGCCCTACGGCGCCCAGCCGCCCGGTGGTTACGGCTACCCGGGTGCCCAGCCGCAGCCGGGCCAGCCGTACGGTGCGCAGCCGCAGCCGGGGCAGCCGTTCGGGCACCAGCCGGCTCCGCAGGGTGCCGCTCCGGCGGCGGCGCAGCCGGCCTCGGCGGACTTCTCGCCGTTCTGGTTCGCCGTGCCGGTGACCCGCCCGCTGTTCCCGGAGGACGGCTCGCAGGCCCCGATCGCCGAACTGGCGCCGGGCACCTGGTACCTGGCCGTCGAGCAGCGCGGTGCCCAGCTCATCGCGCAGACCCAGGACGGCCGCCGGGGTGTGCTCCAGGACACCTCCGGCATCCAGCGCGGCTGA
- a CDS encoding LLM class F420-dependent oxidoreductase, with protein sequence MRLGLALGYWGRGPDAGHVPLAQEAERLGYHSVWTAESWGSDAFTPLTWIAARTSTIRLGTAVAQMAARSPTATAMHALTLDHLSGGRMLLGLGLSGPQVVEGWYGRPFPKSPLTATREYMDVVRQVLRRKAPVAVDGRFHPLPYRGPDGTGLGKPLKPITHPLRAGLPVLLGAEGPKNVAQTARIADGWLPLYWAPSRPEVYGEVVRELPEGFLVAPMARVKVCDDIAEGLLPVKAMLGFYIGGMGHAARNFHADLMARMGYEKEARRIQELFLAGRQEEAVLAVPDAFADEISLVGPRERIAERLELWRAGPVTDLLALSPDPHSLRVLAELNS encoded by the coding sequence ATGCGGCTCGGTCTGGCACTCGGGTACTGGGGACGCGGTCCGGACGCCGGTCATGTGCCGCTCGCCCAGGAGGCGGAGCGGCTCGGCTACCACTCGGTGTGGACGGCGGAGTCCTGGGGCTCGGACGCCTTCACCCCGCTGACCTGGATCGCGGCGCGGACGTCGACGATCAGGCTGGGGACGGCCGTTGCCCAGATGGCCGCCCGCTCGCCGACCGCCACCGCGATGCACGCGCTCACCCTGGACCACCTCTCCGGCGGGCGGATGCTGCTCGGGCTCGGCCTGTCCGGGCCGCAGGTGGTGGAGGGCTGGTACGGCCGTCCCTTCCCGAAGTCACCGCTGACCGCGACCCGGGAGTACATGGACGTCGTACGGCAGGTGCTGCGGCGAAAGGCGCCGGTGGCGGTGGACGGGCGGTTCCATCCCCTCCCCTACCGGGGGCCTGACGGCACGGGGCTCGGCAAGCCGCTGAAGCCGATCACGCATCCGCTGCGGGCCGGTCTGCCCGTGCTGCTCGGCGCCGAGGGGCCGAAGAACGTGGCGCAGACCGCCCGGATCGCCGATGGCTGGCTGCCGCTGTACTGGGCGCCGAGCAGGCCCGAGGTGTACGGGGAGGTGGTGCGCGAGCTGCCCGAGGGGTTCCTGGTGGCCCCGATGGCCCGGGTGAAGGTCTGCGACGACATCGCCGAGGGGCTGCTGCCGGTCAAGGCCATGCTCGGCTTCTACATCGGCGGGATGGGGCACGCGGCCCGTAACTTCCACGCCGACCTCATGGCGCGCATGGGATACGAGAAGGAGGCCCGGCGCATCCAGGAGCTGTTCCTCGCCGGGCGGCAGGAGGAGGCCGTGCTGGCCGTGCCGGATGCCTTCGCGGACGAGATCTCACTGGTCGGCCCGCGTGAACGCATCGCCGAGCGGCTTGAGTTGTGGCGCGCGGGCCCGGTGACGGACCTGCTGGCCCTGTCCCCGGACCCGCACAGCCTCAGGGTGCTGGCGGAGCTGAACTCCTAG